In Candidatus Contubernalis alkalaceticus, the following proteins share a genomic window:
- a CDS encoding ABC transporter ATP-binding protein, producing the protein MFLEVNQLTKIYHIGDVPFRALNKVSFSMEKGQVSVILGPSGSGKTTVVNIIGGIDSADEGRVTVKNTEITSLSHRKLTEYRRDSIGFVFQFYNLIPNLTVAENIEVASNISKDPMETSKILKSMDMSGLENRFPRELSGGQQQRVSIARALVKNPELLLCDEPTGSLDYKSSKDILTLIEQINQEFGTNIIIITHNQAIAAMAHRVIHMRSGEITRDITQEAVPAERIEW; encoded by the coding sequence ATGTTTCTGGAAGTCAATCAACTGACGAAAATATATCATATCGGAGATGTCCCCTTCAGGGCTCTGAACAAGGTGAGTTTTTCCATGGAGAAGGGACAGGTGTCAGTAATTCTTGGTCCTTCAGGTTCGGGCAAAACTACCGTTGTCAATATCATCGGCGGTATAGATTCTGCAGACGAGGGCCGGGTAACAGTTAAAAACACAGAAATAACCTCACTTTCCCACCGCAAACTTACCGAATACCGTAGAGATTCCATCGGCTTCGTGTTTCAGTTCTATAACCTGATTCCTAACCTGACCGTGGCAGAGAATATTGAGGTGGCCTCTAATATCAGCAAAGACCCCATGGAAACTAGTAAAATCCTTAAGTCCATGGACATGTCAGGCCTGGAAAACAGGTTCCCCAGAGAACTCAGCGGGGGACAGCAGCAGCGGGTATCAATTGCCAGGGCGTTGGTAAAGAACCCGGAACTGCTTCTGTGCGATGAACCCACCGGTTCCCTGGACTACAAATCCTCCAAAGATATCCTCACATTAATTGAACAAATTAACCAGGAATTTGGAACTAACATAATAATTATCACCCACAATCAAGCCATCGCAGCCATGGCCCACCGGGTCATTCATATGAGAAGCGGTGAAATAACACGGGACATTACCCAGGAAGCTGTCCCTGCCGAAAGGATTGAGTGGTAA